Proteins encoded together in one Triticum dicoccoides isolate Atlit2015 ecotype Zavitan chromosome 7B, WEW_v2.0, whole genome shotgun sequence window:
- the LOC119339111 gene encoding BAG family molecular chaperone regulator 7-like, translated as PPPTSSLSASRPFLPPPSPSPFAFPHHLDLLDLYLPTDPFFVPPLIPSPHAFLLHDLTDRVAVLELAARAAAPQPARRKYTYAATEPGGRKVKWTAEEKPRGRGRALKWEAELASPNDDGFDRKWRWEAKSKGGAGGKTKSKWGTEIKGKGSLEPWSHAYTWEEDFTASDDDEDELEVEERRPEKPKKIKAAAKDKEDDKKKKKPARTCIQIEEIPEENTAGCDAICKAFAMGNGKGKAKELSPQDAALLIQMNYRAHLTHRSQVLSCLRDLALAKAMLKELRSLFYNLSYRRRLLHDHEEHQRFSEKIIVLLLTVDALEVSSVTACLRLPIADC; from the exons CCACCACCTACCTCCTCCCTCTCTGCCTCCCGCCCCTTCCTCCCACCACCATCCCCATCCCCCTTCGCCTTCCCCCACCACCTCGACCTCCTCGACCTCTACCTCCCCACTGACCCCTTCTTCGTCCCGCCCCTCATCCCCTCCCCGCATGCCTTCCTCCTGCACGACCTCACCGACCGTGTCGCCGTGCTCGAGCTCGCAGCCCGCGCGGCCGCCCCGCAGCCGGCGCGCCGCAAGTACACCTACGCGGCCACGGAGCCCGGCGGCCGGAAGGTCAAGTGGACGGCGGAGGAGAAGCCACGCGGCAGGGGCCGGGCGCTCAAGTGGGAGGCGGAGCTCGCCTCCCCCAACGACGACGGATTCGACCGCAAGTGGAGGTGGGAGGCCAAGTCCAAGGGTGGCGCCGGAGGCAAGACCAAGAGCAAGTGGGGCACCGAGATCAAGGGCAAAGGCTCGCTCGAGCCATGGTCGCATGCCTACACCTGGGAGGAGGACTTCACCGcctccgacgacgacgaggatgagctGGAGGTCGAGGAGCGCAGGCCGGAGAAGCCCAAGAAGATCAAGGCCGCCGCCAAGGACAAGgaggatgacaagaagaagaagaagccagcaagGACGTGCATCCAGATCGAGGAGATCCCCGAGGAAAACACCGCCGGCTGCGACGCCATCTGCAAG GCCTTTGCCATGGGGAACGGCAAGGGGAAGGCCAAGGAGCTGTCGCCGCAGGATGCCGcgctgctcatccagatgaactacAGGGCGCACCTCACCCACCGCTCCCAGGTGCTCAGCTGCCTGCGCGATCTCGCCCTCGCCAAGGCCATGCTCAAGGAGCTCCGGTCCCTCTTCTACAACCTCTCCTACAGGCGCCGCCTCTTGCATGACCACGAGGAGCACCAGAGGTTCTCCGAGAAGATCATTGTCTTGCTCCTCACTGTCGACGCACTCGAGGTGAGCTCCGTCACAGCCTGTTTACGATTGCCGATTGCTGATTGCTGA